In the genome of Erpetoichthys calabaricus chromosome 13, fErpCal1.3, whole genome shotgun sequence, the window CCTTGAAATGCAGGGTCTATTACTTAAGACTGTGCTCCACCACGCCAGGGTAACACGGTCTGGGCTATGCTGCCTCGTGCCACACAAGCTGTGTAAGAGCTCCCCTGATGCTTTTGAGAACATCCCTTCAATTTCTTGTCAGTGGTTGACCACCTCCTTACCACGCTCTGCTGCAGAAGAGCAGAAGAAAAGTATTAAAGACCAAACTGGGTCTTCTAATCAAGAAACGTATCATGTAGATGAatcaaaagaaagtaaacattttgtAAACACTAGTGCAAAGCCAAATTCGCCGGCAGATTCGCTGCAAGAAGAAAATGTTGAGAAAGACCCACTGAGTGACCAATCCATTGGCATCGTTCAAAGgtttaagaaaacatttaagcAATATGGAAAGGTGATGATACCAGTTCATCTTTTAACTTCCACTATGTGGTTTGGCTCATTTTACTATGCTGCTATGAAGTAAGTAAACATGTCAGTGAATGCTactaaaattgattttatttttttataaacacgTATCATAATAGTGTTTAGCATCTGGGAACTGAATCCCACTCCTGGCTATCATGTCTGCATGGTTTTTACTCTGGGTGGCCATGTTTTTCTCTTGTCTTCATAAACACATGTGAGTTTGGTTATTTTGGGActgtcctgtgatggaccagtCCCTCTGTAGGTTTCTTGCCACCTTGTGCTTCCAGGATGGGTGCATGACTGAATCGAACTAAGTGGGTTTGAGTATGTGCAGCATGTGTGTAATATACCATTTATATACTGCTACACTGATAGTAGAAGGCAAAACACATGGCTATGTGAACACAAGCGGACACACTTCCAAGGATGTGTTAGTACTGATGCCCCATTCAGAGTTGGCGATACCTCGTATTTCATGCTGCTGTGTTAATCCTTCTAATTCTGGCATCTTGTAAtcgtaatgtgaatttccccttgggattaataaagtatctatctatctatctatctatctatctatctatctatctatctatctatctatctatctatctatctatctatctatctatctatctatctatctatctaataaaattgatggatggataaatcactACGATATACCTGATATATAACTACAGTTCAATTTGAAAGTATGtgaatcctttaattttttttcttcaaaaatattctAAGACATATCTTTTATTCCATCTCAATTATATAACGAGGCCAAGTTACATAACAGacatacataaaaatatgcaTAGTTTCACTATTGATCAAAGCATCATTGCAAAccttaaaaagaaatgaaggaaGGATAAAGTGGACACGGCCCTGGGACATTTTCTAATGCCGAGCCCATAACATGCCCTGCTGTTTCATGTTGTATACACTGGTAGAAGGATTAAGTGAAATCCTAATCTTGGCATTTGCATCAGGCAGTATTTTTGGATTGGACAAAATTGAGCGTGGAAAGCATCATTTAGACCGAGGAATGATACTGGATTCATCTCAGTGGATGAAATTTTGTTATTTAccgaagctcaataaataaaaagaaacaacaaccTTCAAACACACGAGAaatcaataaaaagaaagaaaagtttgggCTTTGCGAAAATTAAAAAGATCAGGGTCAGTCACAGTGAGGAATTATAAAAGTGTAATGCTGTAGGTAGGAAGGAGCTCCAGTAGCGCACTTTTATCACACTTGTGCTCactaatttgttggctaaaagtcccCAATGCTAGGGTGTCCTAGAGGGGATGTGTGGCATTCTTCACAATGTCTTCATTCTCTGCTCCACTAATAGCTCCAGCATGTTCAGAGAGCAGATCAGAACTTTGTCTGCCTTGTTAATTCTGTGGGCCTTTCTTGAGGTGacgttaccagcccaacacaaaACAGCGTAGAAAGTAACACTCACCtttacagagttgtagaataaataaatagagattCGTTCCTTGATTCATCCTCGGCAGTACATtgggggatttttattttttttatggttgACCTTGCACAGTGACAAAAGCcttttatggattttgcaaattatGAAAACGTTGTACTGAAGGATACTTGTGAGTGGGTAACAATCTGTGTTTTGACAGTTCCTTAATACTGTCATTCCATGTCAATCAATTCCTCATCCCAGCCATAGAGTATGGTGGAATGGGACAAAGCATTGGTATGTGCCAGTTTTGATAGGACAGTAAATGCACCTTTCATGCTCACTGCAGTGGGACTGAATGTACAGAGAGTATTATTTAATCTCATTTTGAATATACACTGCTGTTAACCCTCATGTTTCATTAATAACTTGGATATCATTGGCAACTTATCTTGGACACTGTTAATCATGCATAgcttagtggttagcactgctgctccaTAGATTCATTGTACTGGATTTGAATTAAGGCCTCAGTTGTTATCCACAGTATATCGAGTTTGGCCCATTTGTTCTGTGTTTAGTATTAGAATTCTTACAATTGACTGTTCAGCAACCCTAAGACTTGGTGGGTATAAGCTGTCCCTGAATCTACCAGTGCAAGTGCCAGTGGAGAGAAGTGAGAACTAAGCAGCTGGGCAGGATGGCTGTGCTCATAAGTTAAAGGGACCAAAGAGCCATTGCATTTGATGTAATTTAATAACACAAAGATTTTTACTGGGATATATTGTAATATCCagtattaacatttataaaacaaattttcCCCCCAACTTCCTTGCAGGGCATGTGTAACATTTTATGGTTTAGACAGTGAAATTCAAGCTGACAGATCTACTATCACGTTAGCCCTGGGTGACCACTGTCCTTATttctaatcatccatccatccatccatcttcttaacccgCATATCCAGGGCAGGGCCATGGGGCTGCATAAATTACAATTATGGCAGTATACTAAATAATGTATTGTAGACAGTTATCACAGTCATAGGAAATAAATTTGCATGTGATTATTATTTGGCTCCCCAtcacaaatacacaataaatgGACACTATAGTTTAATTTTATACTTGACTGtatttaatgatgaaaaaaaatatgttgtgaATGTTTTAGAACAAACTTGTGCATGTGTTTTTTAAAACCTTAGTCTAAAGCATTTCAGAGA includes:
- the fam210aa gene encoding uncharacterized protein C18orf19 homolog A isoform X1, which encodes MQGLLLKTVLHHARVTRSGLCCLVPHKLCKSSPDAFENIPSISCQWLTTSLPRSAAEEQKKSIKDQTGSSNQETYHVDESKESKHFVNTSAKPNSPADSLQEENVEKDPLSDQSIGIVQRFKKTFKQYGKVMIPVHLLTSTMWFGSFYYAAMKGVNLVPFLEYIGMPENLVNLLRDSQSGYALTAYAMYKIATPARYTVTLGGTSYTVKYLRKHGYFSTPPPVRDYIQDKMEETRERFTEKMEETKDRFSEKMEETKDKISETKEKLSERFQETKNKVGFRKKKE